One Candidatus Limnocylindrales bacterium genomic region harbors:
- a CDS encoding protein meaA, producing MEKRDQPWIIRTYSGYSSAKVSNALYRANLAKGQTGLSVAFDLPTQTGYDSDHPLARGEVGKVGVPIGNISDMQTLFDGIPLDRMNTSMTINATGAWLLALYVAVADRQGVKPAVLQGTIQNDIIKEYLSRGTYVFPPAPSMRLAADIISYTVSEIPKWNPINICSYHLQEAGATPVEELAFTLANAQAVLDEVHSRGLDVDAMGQVFTRISFFVNASIRFIEEICKMRAFTTAWDEIGAKRYGIKDPKLRRFRYGVQVNSLGLTEQQPENNAIRIALEMLGVVLSRDARARAVQLPAWNEALGLPRPWDQQWSLRTQQIMAYETDILEYEDIFNGSAVIQRKVDELLAEAREELARIEELGGAVKAVESSYFKQRLVESNARRVRRIESGEQKVVGVNCFEQTEESPLTADLEGAIFRSDPRAEQEQIERLHAFRVSRNAKDADDALRALGDAVRAGSNVMEASIRCAHAGVTTGEWSDRLREIFGEYRAPTGVSGQASAAGEDLSELRSRLALLSSRIGHTPRFLVGKPGLDGHSNGAEQIAVRARDVGMDVIYQGIRLTVEEIVATAQEEDVDAIGLSILSGSHMALVPAMLEQLSKAGMSDVPLIIGGIIPEDDARALRNLGVAGVYTPKNFELTRIMSDIVAMIEQRQAA from the coding sequence GGATCATCCGCACATACTCCGGTTACAGCTCGGCCAAGGTATCCAATGCGCTTTATCGCGCGAACCTCGCCAAGGGCCAGACCGGGCTGAGCGTGGCCTTCGATCTGCCGACCCAGACCGGTTACGACAGCGATCACCCGCTGGCGAGGGGCGAAGTCGGCAAGGTCGGCGTTCCGATCGGCAACATCAGCGACATGCAGACGCTGTTCGACGGGATCCCTCTCGATCGCATGAACACGTCGATGACGATCAATGCGACCGGAGCATGGCTGCTCGCTCTCTATGTGGCGGTCGCCGACCGCCAGGGCGTAAAGCCCGCGGTGCTGCAGGGCACCATCCAGAACGACATCATCAAGGAATATCTGTCGCGCGGGACCTACGTATTTCCGCCGGCGCCGTCGATGCGCCTTGCCGCCGACATCATCTCGTACACGGTGAGCGAGATTCCCAAGTGGAACCCCATCAACATCTGCAGCTACCATCTGCAGGAAGCCGGCGCGACGCCGGTCGAAGAGCTGGCGTTCACGCTCGCCAACGCGCAGGCGGTTCTCGACGAGGTGCATTCGCGCGGGCTCGACGTGGATGCGATGGGCCAGGTGTTCACGCGCATCTCGTTCTTCGTCAACGCGAGCATCCGGTTCATCGAAGAGATCTGCAAGATGCGCGCGTTCACGACCGCGTGGGACGAGATCGGGGCGAAGCGCTACGGCATCAAGGATCCGAAGCTGCGGCGTTTCCGTTACGGCGTGCAGGTCAACTCGCTCGGTCTTACCGAACAGCAGCCCGAGAACAACGCGATCCGTATCGCGCTCGAAATGCTCGGCGTCGTGCTTTCGCGCGATGCACGCGCCCGCGCGGTGCAGCTTCCCGCGTGGAACGAAGCGCTCGGCCTGCCGCGGCCGTGGGACCAGCAGTGGTCGCTGCGCACACAGCAGATCATGGCGTACGAAACCGACATCCTCGAGTACGAGGACATCTTCAACGGATCAGCCGTCATCCAGCGCAAGGTCGACGAGCTTCTCGCCGAAGCCCGTGAGGAGCTCGCGCGCATCGAGGAGCTCGGCGGCGCCGTCAAGGCCGTCGAGTCGAGCTACTTCAAGCAGCGCCTGGTCGAATCGAATGCGCGTCGCGTGCGCCGTATCGAGTCGGGCGAGCAGAAAGTGGTCGGCGTCAACTGCTTCGAACAGACCGAGGAATCTCCGCTGACCGCCGACCTCGAGGGAGCGATCTTCCGCAGCGACCCGCGCGCCGAGCAGGAGCAGATCGAGCGCCTGCATGCGTTTCGCGTGTCACGCAATGCCAAGGATGCCGACGATGCACTGCGCGCGCTCGGCGATGCCGTGCGCGCCGGCAGCAACGTGATGGAAGCGTCGATCCGCTGCGCGCATGCCGGCGTCACGACCGGCGAATGGTCGGACCGGCTGCGCGAAATCTTCGGGGAGTACCGCGCGCCGACGGGCGTCTCGGGTCAGGCGAGCGCCGCGGGCGAGGATCTTTCCGAGCTGCGCTCGCGGCTCGCGCTGCTGTCCTCGCGGATCGGACACACGCCGCGATTCCTGGTCGGCAAGCCGGGGCTGGACGGCCACAGCAACGGCGCCGAGCAGATTGCCGTGCGGGCCCGGGACGTCGGCATGGACGTCATCTACCAGGGCATTCGCCTGACCGTCGAAGAGATCGTCGCCACTGCGCAGGAAGAAGACGTCGATGCGATCGGCCTCAGCATCCTTTCGGGATCGCATATGGCCTTGGTGCCGGCGATGCTCGAGCAGCTGTCGAAGGCCGGCATGTCCGACGTCCCGCTGATCATTGGCGGAATCATCCCCGAAGATGACGCGAGGGCGCTCAGGAATCTCGGGGTGGCGGGAGTCTATACGCCGAAGAACTTCGAGCTGACGCGGATCATGAGCGACATCGTGGCCATGATCGAGCAGCGCCAGGCGGCCTGA